AGGCGTTCACGGTTCTAAAATATTCGTATATACATATGTCGTTATGGCTAACAAATACATTCTTTTCTTGGCAACTAATTCTGAGCGTAGAAATCACTTTCTTTCATCTTGTGACCGATATTTTGTAGATATTTGTTTTTCGGGCTTTCGGCTTTTTTCTTCTCTTAtagcattaaaaatgcattttgcaTTCCAAAGAGGGGGAAACTAAGCGGCCTTCGGCCGGGCGTGAAATTTCCTCCTCTCTCATAGGaggaaaaaattcaataactttttggggTTATGACATTTTCTGGATTTAGGTGTTATAGCATACATAAAGTTGGGCTTAGTGATTCAACGGGATAgctttgagcaccacacaggctggaacattgaggtccgatttgtGTGTTATTCATTCTGTCACGAGAAggttagctgcgagctaccggacgtgtccacaggttgcggaaagtGAAATGCTCCAAACGGAGTAGCggcaacggcagtcgcagacaatcagcggtatagagcggagagtctcagtgagaggccgggcggcaccggatGTTATgacattttctgaattttgtaacAAACTTTATATACAAGAAAATGTCATAAAACccaaaaattcaatgaataaCTTTTtggtgctgaaattttttttggtttgggtGTTATGGTATACATAAAGTTGGGCTTAGTGACAAAGTTGTTTTTGGATATTATGACATATTggaacgggatagctgtgagcaccacacaggctggaacattgaggtccgatctgtgtggtgttcattgctgtcgcaAGACGCTTAgcagcgagctaccgggcgcgtcaacaggttgcggatagtggaatgctccatacggagtagctgcaacggcagtcgcagacaatcagcggtatagagcggagagtctcagtgagaggccgggcggcaccggatGTTATgacattttctgaattttgtaacAAACTCATAAAACTCAACAAATTCAATGGATAACTTTTTGGTATGAtgtggctggaacattgaggtccgatcagtgcagtgttcattgctgtcgccAGAAGcttagctaccgggcgcgtccacagcttacggatagtagaatgctccatacggagtagctgcaacggaagTTCTTAGTAAGAGCTGTGCGTCcgtctcttgcacaaatactgagtgctcatgatgctcgatatgatcaACCTGTTCCCCACGGGCTTGCTCACTTACAGGAGCTGACGAggttcgccacctccacataataatgtggctacaacaacaacatattggactcttaaaatgtcacaacatCCAAATCCAAAGTTTGGATTTTGTGGATTCATTTATGCTTTCTGTCATTCCAAAAAATCGTTTTTGGGCTTTGTGACATCGTTTGGTCAATATGACATTTGTCGTTTTGGGCGAAATGATGCTACCTCAATCTGACCGTTTTGTTTGGCTTGAACTGATTTTAATCTCCTTGAACTATTTGTCCATTTCTTCTCTTTGTTTGCTATTTTATTCACTGTAACTTTTCTAATTGTTGCTGCATGTAGACTTTACACATACACTGTACTATTTGATTGAGCCATGATGATACGATTGCTGGGAAGGTTAGTGGGAGGGAACGGGCTTGCActtacattttttttgcaaattatttGCCATCCATTCACCTGCGTCGCCTCTCTCGCTCTTGCACACAGACGGCCTACCCCGTCTTATAACAATCAATTCCAACATTCAACATTTGCACTTGTACCGTCCCCGTttgtgttgaaattttatttttacttgatctacaattaatttttgcacattattcgttttcttttttattatttttaatgtaattgCCAACAACTTTCACCTTTGGTTTAGAGTTGGGTTTCGTTTGTTCGATtttccttcgaaatttttccACTTGCTGTTCCTATTTACCCACGATTATTGTATATTCTTTTTTATTCTGTTGCTCGCCCGATGGTATTAATATGTACCTTCAgctcaacttaaaaaaaaaactttaattattCATCGTTAATTTTTCTTTGCGTTTTATTGTTGcaataacattttttatttttgttttttatatgatttttgtTTCTTATTTCTCATATAATCTAAAGCCACTGACAAGCGTTTCGTCGTCCTGACGCTGACTCTTTTATTGGTTTAGACCACTACCTTAAAAAAATGTCGCTGCGTCATTCAAGATGTACTAATTCATTCGTaccgaaaatgcctattaaattattgccaGATCCGACGGGCCCTATTTATCGatagaacacaaacaaaagttaaaCAGCAACACATAACTAAGCCAACTATAtggaagcagagttgattcggcacatttcgtgagcatttaattatatttgcaattaaaattgagCGAAATTTATCGTGCTGCAACGACATGTCGCttctattttgctcatagaataCAGTACAACTCTTGGTACAATAAGAAGTTAAAATAATGTTTCCACTAGAGCCCACTCATTATTTGTTAATAATGACGTTTTAAATAGCGTTTTTATTGTGAttagcatttttattgtgttcagcatatACATTGCGATCAGCAATTAAGTTTTtgaaacgattttattaaattactactaagtttaataattttaataagaaattgtcagatgttaaGAAAAAGTGCTGCCCAAAAATTCCAATAATAACTGGTATTCAGTGAAAAAGCAGAGatgcatttgaatttggaaggagatttgctgcaaatctctTCAAATAAGTAGATGTGCtcacattgaaaatgtatgggaaacctctttgcaaaacacgagatttccgaaatctcgtcgcaaatTTAGATTTGCTCCAAGTTGAAACAAGGTTTTAAATTATAAGACCAGCAGATCAAATTtttcagagttgtatccaaGTCCCACAAGAACGTCAAATGCTTTGTTTcgatttaaaaagtttttacattttgtttctttttccacATTTTTTGTGTTTGAATTTACACCTAATTTACACGCTTATAATCACAACCCAGCATTCACTGAATATGGTTAAGCcgagcgatcagccgacatacattatttttattttttggcagtacttggcattgaggatgtcaatttttacattcattctttttttaagttttctccTAATGatgcaaggcggatttaagaagatggtctcacgcgaacagctgctcTCAACCGTTCTCACTAGCTGAGATGTTTTGGAAATTGCACTTTTTCACACTACAACATTGATGTTATGATGCACTGttgttaagatttattttttcttgctttatctgtacaattttgttgattttataattatttttcggaaaaaattgtattttcaatttttgacattGTTCAGGGCTGTGATTATTTAGCCTAATTtaggcatttatttatttattatattgtaaatggaaaacgagtcgtttgttcaaaacagcattgctCTGAAGATAGTATAATACAAGTGAATATAGACTTAGCATTAGGCGAAGAGAAAAcgaaaaattaatataattaaAACCATGAGGAGCCactccagaagtcaaaatctTAAACTGAACCCCATGTTAGCAAATGGCCCGCGAATATTTATATTAGAATAAAAATGTAGTCGTGAACTTAGTAGTACTTCGTGTCATCTACGCTTTATGTACCATATAGATTTTATAGCTGAGTTTCTCCGCTTTCAGATAATTGGTAGTCTCACGAAATAAAGGGCCAAACAGAATGAGCTTTGcttttgagcgttgcgttgaaaaatgcaactccgcaaacaaatcccacaaaagcaaagcttaaaagttgaaaaattgttaaattataACACAACGTTTATTTCTaaacccactttgacatttgaGTTTACGCCATTTGCCTATCAAGGTATATCGTTAGggtagttttttgttgttgtgctaatgccCTACCTCTTAATTGAACCATGGAATACAGAAAGTATTGCTCAATTCGTACGAATAATCGTCTCATGTGACCACCTGTAAATCCGATTTATTGTACGATAAAGTTGAGGCATCTTTTGAAAACTTTCCAAGAAATCATTGTATGCGAACATGGCATTAACTCGTTTGCTCCCTCGCGCTTCTGATCTACTAACTATTATAGATCGTAAAACAAAGACACAAAGcagaaaaattataatttttaacaaaaataacaattaagaagaaaataagaaaagtcAATTGGTCattgaaaattattaaattgtgaAACACACATAAAGTAAAATCTATTCTACTTGATATAAGTGCTTTTGTAACCAAAACTTTTACGTTTTGGTTACCACTCAAAAGTTGGAAGGTGATGTTTGGAATAGATCTTGTTTTTCGCATATTTTCTACGGCTTCTGAATGGTTATTATACATTTCAATTGCTTCCGAAAAATTAAATAGTTCAGTGTATAgagttaaatgaaaaatttaatggaCAATTATAGTATTATTTTTTATCAAGTCAACTATATTAGAAGAAAAGTTCGTTGCCTTAGTCTTTTTGTGTGAGTGCTACTTGTGTTGGTTTAGCATACCATACTGGTGTAAGAACaggcaaattgttgttgctttgcgTTAACGACCCAAAATGAGTTTAAGAACACGCACTTTAATATTCTCTACCTTTTTTGGGAGTTGCATTGCTATCGGATTGCTTCTGGGCAGTTTAACAACAGACAATTGGGTCCGGGCTAATCCAAAGCGAGGCAATTCAACGGTAAGTACAGCCTATTAACATCAAATGATTATACCATACCACTTTATTGTTGTAGATTAACAAGTAATGAATCACAGCGATGTATAAGAGCATCAACAATCATTTTGGCTAGATTATTGTTTTTAACTTTAAACATTACATATAATTGCTCTGCGGGAGCATCGATACTGGACCTCCTGGTGGAGACATTTTCTTTCTTGATCGCCCATGTCGTAGCAAaagtaggattttttttaataccactGTATGGCGATGGTCCATACAATAACTTCAACGCTGATTGCTTCATGTATTTGGCGAATAATTTGCAATTCATATGTATCTCCATATAAGAGCACAGGTATCATCAGTGAAAAGGTTTGCCTGTGGAATGGTGGACTTGCTCTTAAATCTTTTACGAACTGTTATCGGTGTTCACAGAATCGAGGTTGATAAAGCCGTTGACTTTTTCGATTTTATGGTAATCAACTTTCAGTCTCTTCTTGTGCCCGCCTTTCAGCGTTCTCTTGGATTAAGTTGACACCTTTCTAGATTTAAACTTAAGTCACTTATATAGTACCCAGTTATATCAGTGAGTTAACCCGTCTTATTCCTTTCTTGTGGTGCAATCCCTTTGAAATTTCCATGTAAGAAGTTTTCTATTCTTCTATCTTCTAGTTGACTTTAAGATCTACtataattataaaatattagtgctgtaaaatgtaaaaattttacacttttcctgaaatgaaatttttcttggcctatttttcaaaaaaatatgataaaacTACACAAGCAACTAgggttgtttgtgtttttgtagccacatttgcatttgGAGGTAACGGTCTATATCAAGCTCTTTAGCTGAGGAATCTCACctgcaacctgtgaacgcgtccggcagctctcagctgagcttctcgtgatgacgttgaaaaccacacagatcggagctcagagttccaacccgtgtggtgctcatagtcattccGTACCGgggacttaggtgtatgtgacATGAGGCAGATTAACATCCGCTCCCTCTTTTCATCCTAACTCTAACCTAAAACTGGaaaccactgaaatttttttctgatgttctccacGGCATTAAAACTCAAGTGGTCATTGTCAACGACGGCCATGCTAAGTTCTGAGCAATTGTATACTGTTGTTCTTGCATTAGCCACATATTTGCATATGTAACATAGGTGAGCAAACTctttccggtccataggaccgtaatggttatttgttttttaaaggcgccaataactcggcttgtcatttcgagcatcataggcacttatactgtttagagcgcacaacaagccgattactggcttaggtgtatgtccatagtggcatggggcggattaatatctgcaccctcttttcaacctaacctaacctataatgCTGATTATTCGcggctgcagttgcagctaatcCATATGGAGCATATCTCTACCCGCAATCtgcggtagctctcagctgaccTTTTCATGATAAAGATGAACACTATAGATCGAAGCTTAAAGTTTAAGCCTGTGTGGTTTGAATGGAGTATCTTCACTCCTTTGATGCTATCATGTTTTCAACATGTCTGGATCAACTCAAAATGGACTTGAGTTGAAACTTCACCGTCTAACCGACTTTTAATggcatatattaaaaaaatcttattaATTTCACTTATTTCAGAATTCCGAGGGAGAAGTtcattttggtttgttttatgGAAGCAAAGTTTTGGATTCTGGTTTTGGTAAACGCATTACGCCAGTGGAAGGTATGATTGTATAATTTTAAGACTTTTAAGGTCTTTCGTTTTGTCAGTATGGCCTTGTTTTGTATTTCAGTTTATACTTTCATTCAAACGGAGCCGGAATCTATGAACTTTTGGTTATGGCTGTTTACGGCCATAGGTGCAGGTTTGGGTTTGCTTAGTTGTGCGATTTCAGCAATAGccgctgtattcaaatctgccTCATCATCTAAGGGACCCGTCAACATGCTGGTCCTGATCGCATCGAATATTTCATCAGCCGTGACACAAATTGTGGCCTTTATCTGTTGGCTTGTACAGTTCATTCAGTATTTGCAACACAACGTCTTGGCCGTGGCGGACCACAAACACCATTGGTACAGCAGTGGACTGGCTTCTCTGGGTTATAGTTTTTACATGGTCATACTATCAACACTAGTCGTGTTAATCAACATCTCCATCTTACTGTATGCCAGACATTGTGATCGCAGAGACCGTCAACGCCTGGAGGCGCCGAGTGAAAAGAAGAATGAATGTGCTATAATGttgtattaaaaacaaaaacacaaaaagcaCTGTTCACGCAACTACTTTACTCATACTTACGAAAACACGATAATACGAAAGCGAAACAatgagatgaaattttttttgttaaccaTACCAGCCGTCCATATATGTACACTTGCACATTATACAACTTGGCGTTGCACTCTTGTACTGGCAAAATACTCAAAACCGATACAAAGCATCAGGCACTCTGAATTCGTTTTGTTTTACGAAAAAGTCAAAATCTTACATTATGCTGCCGTGTGTTTGCCCCCTTTTCTGGAAATATCTAATCATGCTTGAATTGAAAATAAGAATCTCTTTTagtttaattttagattttacGGCCTCACTTTTGATCGAAAAGTTTACTTTCTATCTGCATTTATACACATACGAGTATGTATGGGATTTTTTCATACTTAAACTGTATtttacatttaatttatttttataatgctTCATCTCTGCTTTGATTTACATTCAGATGAAATGATGAGACTTTTATGGAACAACAAATTCCGAATGGTATTTAAGTCATACTAAaatgttaagtttttttttaaataaagattttattcaTTAAGTTATGTATGTTgtggatttttttctttaaaattcttGTGAGCCAAAAAAAGTACGTTTGAATACTTGTCATCTTTCCAGGCCGTTTTCCAAAAATTCCCTTTTTTGAAATCTTTGTTGTCTTGTTATCTCTGGTGAACGATATCCTCGGGCAATACAATTTAGGCCCCGGCACgtgataactgtgagcaccacacaggctggaactttgagctccaatctgtgtggtttttttttcaattaaaaatttaattgaaaattaaattgttttcaattaaaaaattaattgaatccatcattttttaattgaatttcaattacgatcgtaacTTAAATAtaggcaattttcaattaaaaaattaattgattcaataatttttttttaattggatctgaaatttttcaattctgaccggaattgaaatttttgtcaattaaaaaattaattgatttaataatttttttaattgaatcgtaaattttattcaaaattttacgtATAAAATGTGATAGAAAATTGTAAACAATAACGGCGTAGAACACTagcttctttttcttcttgtcACTCAATTCGTTCGCCAATTAAATGAAAACCGCCTTTTCCCTCTATAAAATCAgctattttcaatgaattggcgaacgaatcgagtggcaaaaagaaaaaaaatatgtgtgtacccaaatttgtgcaaatttgcacaaaccattttcacattttcaattaaatttttaattgatccgataaaaaaatttattggatatttctaaaattccaattaatttaattggatcaattaaaaaattaattgaaatttacaaaaatgtaCATTCATTATttcaattgaatatgcaatatttttaattgaaaattttttcaattatatatctcaaaaactttgattgatattatcatttttgtgattgaagcagtttcaattaaaaaattaattggatcaattaatttcgtgaataatttaaattttggcaattttcaattaaaaaattttttgattcaaaccttttttaattgaatctaaacTTTCCTTCCAATTACGGTCGTGattgaaactttaaattaaattaattgattcatatatatatatatatatatgttctattttttcttcttacaTTTTTACTTCTCTTACTAttttttcttcgttttatttttggaaaacctCCGGAGGTATTTGTTTTTAAGGAGTGTTCCAGCAGTTTTAGTAAaaataattggaaatttcataattttgaattgaattgaattgaaaaaatcTAATATGCgcgtttttttattgaaaattttttcaatcaccttATTCAAAAACtgtttgatattatcattttcatgAAGCAGTTGAAGCAGCTTATATTTTTCTGCGTACCTACATATATCAGAATTTGAGCGAGATGGCCGAATTACTTAACATTTACATCTTGTGATTGCCGTATCATACGGTTATCCCAGGCAACCGTA
This Stomoxys calcitrans chromosome 2, idStoCalc2.1, whole genome shotgun sequence DNA region includes the following protein-coding sequences:
- the LOC106084348 gene encoding uncharacterized protein LOC106084348 encodes the protein MSLRTRTLIFSTFFGSCIAIGLLLGSLTTDNWVRANPKRGNSTNSEGEVHFGLFYGSKVLDSGFGKRITPVEVYTFIQTEPESMNFWLWLFTAIGAGLGLLSCAISAIAAVFKSASSSKGPVNMLVLIASNISSAVTQIVAFICWLVQFIQYLQHNVLAVADHKHHWYSSGLASLGYSFYMVILSTLVVLINISILLYARHCDRRDRQRLEAPSEKKNECAIMLY